In one window of Litorilinea aerophila DNA:
- a CDS encoding DUF2142 domain-containing protein, whose translation MDERIARIPSPPVNSGRQRWPTRFPGTPRTWAAAVLAVYFLLGIWFSLAVPPFETPDEIYHYAFARHLAQGNGLPVQAAEPTGPWEQEGSQAPLYYLIVGRLTAGIDQQDWGDLNVVNPRANIGDPLYPGNKNVMLYSAAPRPLQGVNLALHVGRWFSLLLGGITLWLIYRTACLAFSESSWLPVAAMALVASIPQFIFISASFSNDSLIVATSTAVLYWLARLLQRDDARPIRLWEWAVLGILLGLAALSKLQGVGLLGLAAVTVLGLAWWRRDARLVWQAAAPVALPVLLIAGWWYWRNYVLYGDWTGVRYLIAINGLRTEPLSWVDFWDEFRGLRYSFWGLFGWFNILFPPWIYRVLDGVTLLAVAGWLLGGVPTPGRTGRRIVGLLALWLALVWVLWLAWTWRATGSQGRLLFPALSAMGILGGMGLAGWRRLLPARSHGPLLAALPLFLLACSLYAVSVLVPSSYRAPGPVAQVPPSAQPVGIVYGREDRFELLALELPQRRYRPGDGVPVTLYLRALTRPRADYQLFVQLLDETGKEVGNLTSHPGWGRNPTSLWEPGAIYVDRYRVPISRPIDPWAPLLARVYVGFVDPATEERGRLPVPAYNAGGEEIVPFVASVVIEPAVQPELSDYGLEPVGSRFGHVIELAGASLPEAVSLSATDVFTVTLLWEAIGTPPADYTGFVHLLDADGNRVAGFDRAPAGDRFPTRYWQAGDRIVSHFVVPLPADLPPGRYQAWVGLYDATSQGAARLPVTEAAGREVAHELVLLGTVTIR comes from the coding sequence GGATCGCCCGCATTCCATCTCCACCCGTCAACAGCGGACGACAGCGCTGGCCGACTCGCTTCCCGGGGACACCCCGGACCTGGGCCGCGGCTGTGTTGGCCGTCTATTTCCTGCTGGGGATCTGGTTCAGCCTGGCCGTGCCGCCCTTCGAGACGCCGGACGAAATTTACCACTATGCCTTTGCTCGTCACCTGGCCCAGGGAAACGGTCTACCCGTCCAGGCAGCCGAGCCCACCGGCCCCTGGGAGCAAGAGGGCAGCCAGGCCCCGCTTTACTACCTGATTGTCGGGCGGCTGACCGCCGGCATCGACCAGCAGGACTGGGGAGACCTCAACGTGGTCAATCCCCGGGCCAACATCGGCGACCCCCTCTACCCCGGCAACAAAAATGTCATGCTGTACAGCGCCGCGCCGCGCCCCCTCCAGGGGGTCAACCTGGCCCTCCACGTGGGACGCTGGTTCTCCCTGCTGCTGGGGGGGATCACCCTCTGGCTGATCTACCGCACGGCCTGCCTGGCCTTTTCAGAAAGCTCCTGGCTTCCCGTGGCGGCCATGGCCCTGGTGGCCAGCATCCCACAGTTCATCTTCATCAGCGCGTCCTTCTCCAACGACAGCCTGATCGTGGCCACCAGCACCGCCGTCCTCTACTGGCTGGCCCGCCTGTTGCAGCGGGACGATGCCCGACCCATTCGCCTCTGGGAGTGGGCGGTGTTGGGGATCTTGCTGGGGCTGGCTGCCTTGAGCAAGCTCCAGGGGGTAGGGCTGCTGGGCCTGGCAGCGGTCACCGTGCTGGGGCTGGCCTGGTGGCGTCGGGATGCACGCCTGGTGTGGCAGGCAGCCGCGCCGGTGGCGCTGCCGGTGCTCCTCATCGCCGGGTGGTGGTACTGGCGCAACTACGTCCTCTACGGCGACTGGACGGGCGTCCGCTATCTCATCGCCATCAACGGCTTGCGCACCGAACCGCTGAGCTGGGTGGATTTTTGGGACGAGTTTCGGGGGCTGCGCTATTCGTTCTGGGGGCTCTTTGGCTGGTTCAACATTCTGTTCCCTCCCTGGATTTACCGGGTGCTGGATGGCGTGACCCTCCTGGCTGTGGCCGGCTGGCTGCTGGGCGGAGTGCCGACCCCGGGACGCACCGGCCGGCGCATCGTCGGGCTTTTGGCCCTGTGGCTGGCCCTGGTGTGGGTGTTGTGGCTGGCCTGGACCTGGCGGGCCACGGGGAGCCAGGGGCGGCTGCTCTTTCCGGCCCTCTCGGCCATGGGCATCCTGGGGGGGATGGGGCTGGCGGGCTGGCGGCGGCTGTTGCCGGCCCGGTCCCATGGGCCGCTGTTGGCTGCCCTGCCCCTCTTCCTGCTGGCCTGTAGCCTCTATGCCGTCTCGGTGCTGGTGCCGTCCAGCTACCGGGCACCGGGTCCGGTCGCCCAGGTACCGCCTTCAGCCCAGCCGGTGGGCATCGTCTACGGGCGGGAGGACCGCTTCGAGCTCCTGGCCCTGGAGCTTCCCCAGCGACGTTATCGCCCCGGCGACGGGGTTCCCGTGACCCTCTACCTGCGCGCGTTGACTCGCCCCCGGGCGGACTATCAGCTTTTCGTCCAGCTGCTGGATGAAACAGGGAAGGAAGTGGGCAACCTGACCTCCCACCCCGGCTGGGGGCGGAATCCCACCAGCCTGTGGGAACCCGGTGCCATCTATGTGGACCGCTACCGGGTGCCCATCAGTCGGCCTATCGACCCGTGGGCGCCCCTGCTGGCCCGGGTGTACGTTGGTTTTGTGGACCCGGCCACCGAGGAGCGGGGTCGCCTGCCGGTGCCGGCCTACAACGCCGGTGGCGAGGAGATCGTGCCTTTTGTGGCGTCGGTGGTGATCGAGCCGGCCGTGCAGCCGGAGCTGTCGGACTACGGCCTGGAGCCGGTGGGCAGCCGCTTCGGCCATGTGATCGAGCTGGCCGGTGCGTCTCTGCCCGAGGCGGTGAGCCTGTCTGCCACCGATGTCTTCACCGTGACCCTGCTTTGGGAAGCCATCGGAACGCCGCCGGCCGATTACACCGGCTTCGTACACCTGCTGGATGCCGACGGCAACCGGGTGGCCGGTTTCGACCGGGCACCCGCGGGCGACCGCTTCCCCACCCGCTACTGGCAGGCAGGCGACCGCATTGTCAGCCACTTTGTGGTGCCCCTGCCGGCCGATCTGCCGCCGGGCCGCTACCAGGCCTGGGTCGGCCTCTATGACGCCACCAGCCAGGGGGCGGCCCGCCTGCCCGTCACCGAAGCTGCGGGTCGGGAAGTGGCCCACGAGCTGGTGCTGCTGGGGACGGTGACCATCCGCTGA
- a CDS encoding universal stress protein, whose translation MTDLSTTEQNVRRILVALDASPHSVAALRAAAQLAALMGAELQGLFVEDINLIQLAHFPFSQEVGSYTASRRRLDNSSMERQMRAIARAIRQAMAEVANQAHVRWSFQVARGPVTAELLAAAEAALLLSMGRAGRRRRKSLGSTVQSVVSRTSRPVLILDEEGQLKYPLTVLYTGSPAADRALRLAIQLTQRTPSELRVLIWAGEGQTESAERLQKRVEQLAADQQVKVRLVRVDKTDNLLAAVQEGNGGTLVLPSERSFLLSAHVGPTLVVP comes from the coding sequence ATGACCGACCTATCGACCACCGAACAGAACGTGCGGCGGATCCTGGTGGCCCTGGACGCCTCGCCCCACAGCGTGGCCGCGCTGCGGGCCGCAGCCCAGTTGGCCGCGCTCATGGGGGCTGAACTCCAGGGGCTCTTCGTAGAAGACATCAACCTGATCCAGCTGGCCCATTTCCCCTTTTCCCAGGAGGTGGGCTCCTACACGGCCAGCCGGCGTCGGCTGGACAACAGCAGCATGGAACGCCAGATGCGGGCCATCGCCCGGGCCATCCGCCAGGCCATGGCCGAAGTAGCCAACCAGGCCCATGTGCGCTGGTCCTTCCAGGTGGCCCGCGGCCCGGTCACGGCCGAGCTGCTGGCGGCTGCAGAAGCGGCCCTGCTGCTGAGCATGGGGAGGGCGGGCCGGCGCCGGCGCAAGAGCCTGGGCTCCACCGTCCAGTCCGTGGTCAGCCGCACTTCTCGCCCGGTCCTGATTCTGGATGAAGAGGGCCAGCTCAAGTATCCCCTCACGGTGCTCTACACCGGCTCTCCAGCCGCGGACCGGGCCCTGCGCCTGGCCATCCAGTTGACCCAGCGCACCCCCAGCGAGCTGCGCGTCCTCATCTGGGCCGGCGAGGGCCAGACAGAATCCGCTGAGCGGCTGCAAAAGCGGGTGGAACAGCTGGCGGCCGATCAGCAGGTGAAGGTGCGCCTGGTGCGGGTGGATAAAACCGACAACCTGCTGGCCGCAGTCCAGGAAGGTAACGGCGGCACCCTGGTCCTCCCCAGCGAACGCTCCTTCCTGCTCAGCGCGCACGTGGGGCCCACGCTGGTGGTGCCGTAG